The following are encoded in a window of Brevibacillus ruminantium genomic DNA:
- a CDS encoding trans-sulfuration enzyme family protein — translation MKFATKLLHGTSCFDPATGAASTPIYQASTFHQADLDRPGAFDYSRSGNPTRQALEDAIAVLEGGERGFAFASGMAAISSVFMLFSAGDHIVVAEDVYGGTYRFLTKVLSRMNIDVTFVDTTSLAEVEKAITPCTRGIYLETPSNPTLKVTDIAAICRLARSNNLLVIVDNTFLTPYYQRPLELGADIVIHSATKFIGGHSDVVAGLAVTRDKELGEQLYFIQNGMGAVLGAQDSWLVMRGLKSLKARLDVSTRTADKIARWLAGHPEVKKVYYTGLEQHPGHLLQARQASGHGAVLSFDVGSRERAKALFDRVTLPIVAVSLGAVETILSYPATMSHAAMPKEERVCRGITDGLIRLSAGLEDADDLIHDLEQALNSLENLSFESKEEAYSGT, via the coding sequence ATGAAATTTGCTACCAAGCTTTTGCATGGAACCAGTTGTTTTGATCCGGCAACGGGTGCCGCCTCTACGCCGATTTATCAGGCCTCTACCTTTCATCAAGCAGATCTTGACCGGCCGGGCGCTTTTGATTATTCGCGCTCCGGCAACCCGACCCGCCAGGCATTGGAGGATGCGATTGCCGTACTGGAGGGCGGGGAGCGGGGGTTTGCCTTTGCTTCCGGAATGGCGGCCATTTCCAGTGTCTTCATGCTCTTTTCGGCAGGAGATCACATCGTCGTTGCAGAGGACGTTTACGGCGGGACGTATCGTTTTTTAACCAAAGTTTTGTCACGGATGAACATTGATGTTACTTTCGTGGATACGACCTCGCTCGCCGAAGTGGAAAAAGCAATCACCCCCTGTACGCGCGGCATTTATCTGGAGACACCCTCCAATCCGACGTTGAAGGTTACAGATATTGCGGCGATCTGCAGGCTGGCACGCAGTAACAACCTGCTGGTGATTGTCGACAACACCTTTTTGACCCCCTACTATCAAAGACCGCTGGAGCTGGGAGCAGATATCGTCATTCACTCAGCCACCAAGTTTATCGGCGGGCACAGTGACGTAGTTGCGGGCTTGGCCGTAACCAGGGACAAGGAATTAGGGGAGCAGCTTTACTTTATTCAAAACGGGATGGGGGCCGTACTGGGGGCGCAGGATTCCTGGCTGGTCATGCGCGGCTTGAAATCATTAAAAGCACGTCTCGATGTAAGCACCCGGACAGCTGACAAGATTGCCCGCTGGCTGGCCGGTCACCCCGAAGTGAAGAAGGTATACTATACAGGCTTGGAGCAGCATCCGGGACATCTCCTGCAAGCCAGACAAGCCAGTGGACATGGAGCCGTTCTATCCTTTGATGTCGGCAGCAGAGAGAGGGCTAAAGCGCTTTTTGATCGGGTGACTCTGCCCATCGTAGCCGTGAGTTTGGGGGCGGTCGAAACAATCTTGTCGTATCCTGCCACGATGTCACATGCTGCTATGCCAAAAGAAGAGAGAGTGTGCAGAGGCATTACAGACGGTTTGATTCGACTGTCCGCGGGCTTGGAGGACGCTGATGACCTGATCCATGATCTGGAGCAGGCACTGAATAGCTTGGAAAATCTATCCTTCGAAAGCAAAGAAGAGGCATACTCCGGTACGTAA
- a CDS encoding YhcN/YlaJ family sporulation lipoprotein, producing the protein MTVKRTAILVFSVSLLLSACMTGNKPPANQAAPQPNKRADERQRVQQTAPSPAYNQSPQATADRLVQLASRVPNVNGATAVVLGKYAVVGINVNPHLDRPEVGVIKYSVAEALKEDPQGATALVTADPGLVQRVREMAADMRRGRPIAGIAEELGDVVGRIIPQAPSNVKKKEEPPTRENEQRINKSGKSRPEGNHKIPVNRQ; encoded by the coding sequence ATGACCGTGAAACGGACAGCTATTCTCGTGTTTAGTGTCAGCCTGCTGCTCTCCGCGTGCATGACTGGCAACAAGCCACCGGCAAATCAGGCAGCACCGCAGCCAAACAAACGGGCAGACGAGCGCCAGCGTGTGCAACAAACTGCACCTTCCCCCGCCTATAATCAATCGCCGCAAGCTACAGCCGACCGTCTGGTACAACTCGCCTCCCGGGTGCCAAACGTTAATGGCGCAACAGCGGTTGTTTTGGGCAAATATGCCGTCGTTGGCATCAATGTGAATCCGCATCTTGACCGTCCAGAAGTAGGCGTAATCAAATATTCGGTCGCGGAAGCGCTCAAGGAAGACCCTCAAGGAGCAACTGCCCTGGTGACGGCTGACCCTGGTCTCGTACAACGCGTCAGAGAAATGGCGGCTGACATGCGACGTGGCCGACCCATCGCCGGGATCGCCGAAGAGCTGGGTGATGTCGTCGGGCGAATCATTCCGCAAGCTCCCAGTAACGTAAAGAAAAAAGAAGAACCTCCGACACGAGAAAATGAACAGCGAATCAACAAATCAGGAAAGTCCCGCCCAGAAGGAAACCACAAAATTCCGGTCAACCGTCAATAA
- a CDS encoding PhoH family protein — MKKIYVLDTNVLLQDPRAMFSFADNEIVIPAVVLEEIDSKKRYMDEIGRNARYVSRLFDSFRELGHLHQGLILETGGLFRVELNHSSLSKLQRQFTEVTNDNRILAVALNLQEEENLSPQPRPVILVSKDALMRVKADALGLIAEDFLSDRVVGEYSSIYAGYQKLQAAPELIKNYYANRKLPLSSSFPQHRFYPHQFLVLKDELNPSISAIGKVDPDGKNLEMLIADDDPMWGIRARNVQQKMAVELLLREDIPLVTMTGKAGTGKTLLALAAGLLQIEDLQTYKKLLVARPIVPLGKDIGYLPGEKEEKLRPWMQPIYDNLEYLFNTKRSGDLDKILAGMGSIQVEALTYIRGRSIPGQYIIIDEAQNLTKHEVKTILTRVGEGSKIVLMGDPEQIDHPYLDESNNGLTYVVEMFKDQKLAGHIRLEKGERSILAQLAADLL, encoded by the coding sequence TTGAAGAAAATCTACGTTCTGGACACCAACGTACTCCTGCAAGATCCACGGGCGATGTTTTCCTTTGCGGACAACGAAATCGTCATACCCGCCGTGGTGTTGGAAGAAATTGATTCAAAAAAGCGCTACATGGATGAAATTGGCCGAAACGCACGATATGTATCCAGACTGTTTGACAGCTTCCGTGAACTGGGACATCTGCACCAAGGCCTCATTTTGGAAACAGGAGGGTTGTTTCGGGTAGAGTTGAATCATTCCTCGCTATCCAAACTTCAAAGGCAATTTACAGAGGTCACCAACGACAACCGCATCCTTGCCGTAGCGCTGAACTTGCAGGAAGAAGAGAACCTGTCGCCTCAACCGCGCCCTGTCATTCTTGTCAGCAAAGACGCCTTGATGCGGGTAAAAGCAGATGCCCTGGGACTGATCGCGGAGGATTTCTTGTCAGACCGGGTCGTCGGCGAATACTCCAGTATTTACGCAGGCTACCAAAAGCTGCAGGCAGCGCCGGAGCTCATCAAGAACTACTACGCCAACCGCAAATTGCCTCTTTCCTCCAGCTTTCCGCAACATCGCTTCTATCCGCATCAGTTTCTCGTGCTGAAGGATGAATTGAATCCCTCCATCTCGGCAATCGGCAAGGTGGACCCCGATGGGAAAAATCTGGAAATGCTGATCGCTGACGATGATCCGATGTGGGGAATACGCGCACGAAATGTCCAGCAAAAAATGGCGGTTGAACTCTTGCTGCGGGAGGATATTCCCCTCGTGACCATGACCGGAAAAGCGGGGACGGGAAAAACCTTGTTGGCACTCGCAGCCGGACTCCTGCAGATTGAAGACCTGCAAACGTATAAAAAACTGCTCGTCGCCAGACCCATTGTTCCACTCGGGAAAGACATTGGGTATCTTCCCGGTGAAAAAGAAGAAAAGCTGCGCCCTTGGATGCAGCCGATTTACGACAATTTGGAATATCTGTTTAATACAAAGCGCTCGGGTGATCTGGACAAAATCCTGGCGGGTATGGGTAGCATTCAGGTAGAAGCGCTGACGTATATCCGCGGTCGCTCGATTCCCGGGCAGTACATTATTATCGACGAAGCGCAAAACCTTACCAAGCATGAAGTAAAAACGATTTTGACGAGGGTGGGGGAGGGTTCCAAAATTGTGTTGATGGGGGACCCGGAACAAATAGACCATCCCTATTTGGATGAGAGCAATAACGGGTTAACCTACGTGGTTGAAATGTTCAAGGATCAAAAGCTGGCTGGGCATATTCGCCTGGAAAAAGGAGAGCGAAGCATACTGGCGCAGCTCGCAGCCGATTTGTTGTAA
- a CDS encoding MBL fold metallo-hydrolase: MKESNLVIDSLALGPFQTNAYLLTNNDTQESIVIDPGMDPEPLLQKLEGKNVVAILLTHAHLDHIGGVNAVRALTNAPVYIHPLEQEWLTNPELNGSTRWHLPEPIVCQPAENELHDGQTLMLAGFSIQVLHTPGHSPGSCSFVIGRHCFGGDVLFAQSIGRTDLPGGDFETLMISIQDKLFELDDETIVYPGHGPKTTIDTEKTYNPYVTGMLR; this comes from the coding sequence ATGAAAGAGTCAAATCTGGTTATCGATAGTCTGGCGTTGGGCCCTTTCCAAACCAATGCGTATCTGCTCACCAACAACGATACACAGGAAAGCATCGTAATCGATCCGGGTATGGACCCCGAACCATTGCTGCAGAAGCTGGAGGGCAAAAACGTAGTGGCAATTTTGCTGACACATGCTCATCTGGACCATATTGGCGGGGTAAACGCAGTCAGAGCGTTGACGAATGCACCGGTTTACATCCATCCACTGGAGCAAGAGTGGCTGACAAATCCCGAGCTGAACGGCTCCACCCGCTGGCATTTGCCAGAACCGATTGTTTGCCAGCCTGCGGAGAATGAGCTGCATGACGGGCAGACACTGATGCTGGCAGGTTTCTCCATCCAGGTGTTGCATACCCCGGGCCACTCTCCAGGAAGCTGCTCGTTTGTGATTGGCCGCCATTGCTTCGGAGGCGATGTGCTGTTTGCCCAGAGCATCGGTCGCACCGATTTGCCAGGTGGTGACTTCGAGACACTGATGATCAGTATCCAGGATAAATTGTTTGAACTGGACGATGAGACAATCGTCTATCCGGGCCATGGCCCCAAAACGACCATTGATACGGAAAAAACGTATAATCCCTACGTAACGGGGATGCTTCGATGA
- a CDS encoding CapA family protein: MKRCCSLWVVAALLWGTVGCAPGAGPSDQGTRPPVASTEQPSPVSGADPMPESLPPEESGENTEVPNAGTEPPLSRFPEQRITLMAVGDVMVHDEQLEAALLPDQVSYDFSPSFSHVAPIFQEADWVVGNLETTLAGRDMRFSGYPMFNSPDSLADTLKQIGFTAMTTANNHSMDRKEPGVLRTIEQLDRVGMLHTGTFRDETSRNQPLILTKDDFTMAVLAYTYGTNGIPIPQGKDYLVNLIDHELIKQDIARARETGADLVTVALHFGNEYQRMPSPKQKETAALCIQYGADLVLGAHPHVLQPYEWKTVTLENGQTHTGFIAYSLGNFISAQRREYKDVGAILKLTLFKGENGEAHVEQAEWIPTYVHYYRKNGKRQYVIYPVSQTLAAVQQGQKDPVLTKEVLAYLNRLDKEIQIHLDSLEKRKEKEKEKEAS, encoded by the coding sequence ATGAAAAGGTGCTGCTCTCTATGGGTGGTGGCTGCGCTTCTCTGGGGAACAGTGGGATGTGCGCCGGGAGCCGGGCCGTCTGATCAGGGCACACGGCCGCCCGTGGCTTCTACGGAACAACCTTCTCCCGTTTCTGGAGCCGATCCTATGCCGGAATCCCTGCCTCCAGAAGAAAGCGGGGAGAACACTGAGGTGCCGAATGCTGGAACAGAGCCGCCTTTATCCCGGTTTCCCGAACAACGGATTACATTGATGGCTGTCGGGGATGTCATGGTTCATGACGAACAACTGGAGGCTGCCTTGCTCCCTGATCAGGTTTCCTATGATTTTTCCCCATCCTTTTCCCATGTGGCACCTATCTTTCAGGAAGCAGATTGGGTGGTCGGCAATCTGGAAACGACCCTGGCCGGACGCGACATGAGATTCAGCGGATACCCGATGTTCAACTCCCCGGACTCTTTGGCGGATACCTTGAAACAGATCGGCTTTACCGCGATGACCACGGCTAATAACCATTCAATGGATCGCAAAGAGCCCGGAGTGCTTCGCACAATTGAACAGTTGGACCGTGTAGGTATGCTGCATACGGGGACCTTTCGCGATGAAACCAGCCGCAATCAGCCGCTCATCTTGACCAAGGACGACTTTACGATGGCCGTCTTGGCCTACACGTACGGAACGAACGGAATACCGATTCCGCAGGGGAAGGACTATCTGGTCAATCTGATCGATCACGAGCTGATCAAGCAAGATATCGCCAGAGCGAGAGAAACAGGAGCAGATCTGGTCACCGTAGCACTGCATTTTGGGAACGAATACCAGCGCATGCCAAGCCCCAAGCAGAAAGAAACAGCGGCGCTTTGCATTCAGTACGGCGCCGATTTAGTACTAGGGGCGCACCCACATGTTTTACAGCCTTATGAATGGAAAACCGTGACACTGGAAAACGGGCAGACACATACCGGATTTATCGCATATTCTTTAGGCAATTTTATATCTGCACAGCGTCGTGAGTACAAGGATGTCGGTGCTATTCTGAAGCTTACGCTCTTCAAGGGAGAAAATGGCGAGGCACATGTAGAGCAAGCAGAATGGATTCCTACTTATGTCCATTATTATCGAAAAAATGGAAAACGTCAGTATGTCATCTACCCAGTCTCGCAAACCCTGGCTGCGGTTCAACAGGGGCAGAAGGACCCTGTTTTGACCAAAGAAGTGCTGGCTTATTTGAATCGTTTAGACAAAGAAATACAAATTCATCTCGATTCCTTGGAGAAAAGGAAAGAAAAAGAAAAAGAGAAAGAGGCCAGCTAG
- a CDS encoding coiled-coil domain-containing protein — MRKLLLALLLALMPLTAFAEELPPLEQLILQQHFTQKELERTLGMIKQEESRLNGEVARLDLDMQRQKLVMEAMKRHAGEVAVAYYTGERVSLLTLLFDAENFNDFLLMFDFLQLLYERDMQKLEKYQAERTKMEAMQSDKLQRITALQELKKSYEKQLAEMLAIQAEKEENLSKIGDATNVQSLIGHLIVDWRERGLPAFQTFFSQLSTVMFQIPELATPDRIQSEGLFLHTLTIRQDEFNQFLMNKDELFKHSQFRFENNQLIVEGTYDHMQIKLVGSYELVSPKELKFRINELYFDGFALPSSTIEEMDQAYDFGFYPELISPNIQVQGISMVNEELKLQLKINFPFGFGQK; from the coding sequence ATGCGTAAACTATTGCTCGCCTTGCTGCTTGCCCTTATGCCTTTAACCGCTTTCGCCGAGGAACTTCCCCCTTTGGAGCAGTTGATCCTGCAACAGCATTTTACACAAAAAGAGCTGGAGCGGACGCTGGGAATGATCAAACAGGAGGAAAGCCGGCTGAACGGAGAGGTAGCCCGTCTTGATTTGGACATGCAACGGCAAAAACTTGTCATGGAAGCGATGAAGCGGCATGCCGGTGAAGTAGCTGTGGCCTACTACACGGGGGAGCGCGTTTCGCTTTTGACTCTGTTGTTTGACGCTGAAAATTTTAATGATTTTTTGCTGATGTTTGATTTCCTGCAGCTCTTGTATGAAAGAGACATGCAGAAACTGGAAAAATACCAGGCCGAGCGGACAAAAATGGAAGCTATGCAGTCTGATAAGCTGCAGCGGATCACCGCTTTGCAGGAACTGAAAAAATCGTACGAAAAGCAATTGGCCGAGATGCTCGCTATCCAGGCTGAGAAAGAAGAGAATCTCTCGAAAATAGGCGATGCGACCAATGTTCAGTCCCTAATAGGCCATTTAATCGTCGATTGGCGCGAGCGCGGCCTGCCAGCTTTCCAAACCTTTTTCAGCCAATTGTCCACGGTGATGTTTCAGATTCCTGAGCTGGCTACTCCGGATCGTATTCAATCCGAGGGGTTATTCCTGCATACACTAACGATCCGGCAAGATGAGTTTAACCAATTTTTGATGAACAAAGATGAACTGTTCAAACATTCACAGTTCCGCTTCGAAAACAATCAGCTCATCGTCGAAGGTACCTATGATCACATGCAGATCAAGCTGGTCGGTTCCTACGAGCTGGTTTCGCCGAAAGAGTTGAAATTTCGCATCAATGAATTGTATTTCGACGGCTTTGCCCTGCCTTCCTCCACCATCGAGGAAATGGATCAAGCCTACGATTTTGGTTTTTACCCTGAGCTGATCTCCCCGAATATTCAGGTACAGGGAATCAGCATGGTCAACGAAGAGCTGAAGCTGCAGCTAAAAATCAATTTTCCCTTTGGTTTCGGACAGAAGTAG